One Deltaproteobacteria bacterium DNA window includes the following coding sequences:
- a CDS encoding RHS repeat protein, with amino-acid sequence MFVEGFLYEGQLQPIAWLDSSGAIKARFVYGLHANIPEYMVTATTTYRLITDHLGSVRLVVDASTGAVAQQLDYDEFGVVINDTNPGLQPFGFAGGLYDRDTGF; translated from the coding sequence GTGTTTGTCGAAGGCTTCTTGTATGAGGGTCAACTGCAACCAATCGCCTGGCTAGATAGCAGCGGTGCAATTAAAGCAAGATTTGTGTATGGGTTACATGCTAACATACCTGAGTATATGGTTACGGCGACTACAACCTACCGCTTAATCACCGATCACCTCGGTAGCGTACGATTAGTGGTAGATGCAAGCACTGGTGCAGTTGCGCAACAATTAGATTACGACGAGTTCGGTGTAGTCATTAACGATACTAACCCCGGCCTCCAGCCATTTGGTTTCGCCGGAGGGTTGTATGACCGTGATACCGGCTTTG
- a CDS encoding sel1 repeat family protein produces MKGNTLFLSIILLSCITLIIFSGCDAINAAFAKRYEKGCEKDNAKDCMMIGLLYFQGDGVPKDYLLAANLFEKSCSLGYGGGCHELADSFRFGLGVEKDTTRAIQLDMKACNLGEALGCNSLGLDYRNGRMVPTDRERAAYFLQKACDMGEDLGCQNLKALEKSPSK; encoded by the coding sequence ATGAAAGGAAACACTTTATTTTTAAGCATTATACTCCTTTCCTGTATTACATTAATTATTTTTTCTGGTTGTGACGCTATCAACGCTGCTTTTGCGAAACGATACGAAAAAGGTTGTGAAAAAGATAATGCAAAAGATTGTATGATGATAGGCCTTCTATATTTCCAAGGAGATGGTGTCCCTAAAGACTATTTACTCGCGGCCAACTTATTTGAAAAAAGTTGCTCACTTGGGTATGGAGGTGGTTGTCATGAGCTGGCCGACTCATTCCGTTTCGGCTTGGGTGTTGAAAAAGATACTACTAGAGCTATACAGTTGGACATGAAAGCCTGCAATCTTGGGGAGGCGCTGGGCTGTAACAGTTTGGGCCTTGACTATCGTAATGGGCGAATGGTTCCGACTGATCGTGAACGCGCCGCCTACTTTCTTCAAAAAGCCTGCGATATGGGAGAGGATCTCGGATGCCAGAACCTCAAGGCGCTTGAGAAATCCCCTTCCAAATAG